The window TCATTGAGCTCGGGCTGCCCTACCAGAATTATCTGCAACAATTTTTGGGTTGTGGTTTCCAGGTTGGTGAGCAGACGTATTTGTTCCAGTGCTTCGGCACTCAGGCGCTGGGCCTCGTCGATTAACAGCACGGTATTGCGACCGTTGCGGTGATTTTCCAGCAGGAACCGATTGAGCGAGTCCACTAACGGCTTCTGACCCAAGGCCGACTTGTCATAGGGCGCACCCAGTTCATCGCAAATGGTGCACAGCATTTGGACTGCATCGTCCATGGGGTTCATGACAATAGCGACATCGGTGGCGTCGGGCAGGCGTTCGAGTAAGCAGCGAATTATCGTTGTCTTCCCGGTGCCCACTTCGCCACTAAGCAGCACAAAGCCGCCGCCCTTAACGCCGTAGAGCAGGTGTGCCAGTGCTTCTTTGTGCTGTTGGCTCATGTACAGATAGCGTGGATTTACCGCAATTGAAAACGCTTGTTCCTGTAGGCCGAAGTGGTTGTGATACATCGCTGAATTTTGTTTGGTTTGATTTTATCGGTTCTGTGTATACGCCAAAATCGGCATAATAACGCGTTTTAACACATGCGACTATTTCGTGCTTTTTGATTCGGGAACCCATCGATGGAAATGAACATCACCACCCCCGGGCTACTATTCCCCGCTATTTCCCTGCTTTTACTCGCCTATACGAATCGCTTCGTGACTCTGGCAAGTGTGATTCGCCAGTTGAGCAAACTGGAGGATCGCAATGCCGATGATATCGCCCGCCGACAAATAAGTAGTTTGCGCAAGAGAATTCAAATTATCCGCTGGATGCAGGTTTTTGGTGTCACCGCGTTCTTATTCTGTACGCTATCTACATTTGCCTTGTTTGTTCACTTACAACTGGTGGGCAAAATTTTATTTGGTGTTAGCGTCATATTTTTATCGGTTTCGCTCTTGTTCTCTCTTTGGGAAGTGCAGATCTCGACAGATGCCATCAATATTGAAATCGAACGCTTGGACCGCTGATTTTCAGGCCGGTTTCATTTCCTGCCAGCCTGTAAACCGTGGCTCGCGAGAACCGGATTGCCGGGCTTAACGCGCTAAAATCAGAGCGAGGGTACGTTACGCAAACTGATATCCATGGCCAGTTGATTGGCAATATCATCCAGTCGCTCTTCCAGCTCGGTGCGATCCAGCCCCTGCGGAAGCGTTAGTGTGCCCTCCGCTTCAAATAATGGTTCACCACTGTAGGGCATGCTCGACAGACGGGTATCCAGCTTTTCCATGTTAATGCCGTAGTGCGCAAAGGTGTGCGCAACTTCGCGCACAATCCCGGGCCTGTCGGGGCCGACGGCATGGAAAAACAGCGTTTGTTCACTATTGCCAGCAGTCGAACGGCTGTTTTCTACGCGATCGATAAATATGCGAATGTTTTGCGCTGACATGGCTTCCAATTGTGTTACCAGTGCAGATTCGCTATCACTCGCCACCTGCACCTGCACAACACCCGCAAATTTGCCTGCGAGGTGAGCAAGCTGACTTTCGAGCCAATTGCCGTTGTGTTCGGCGATGGTTCTCGCAAGCGCTTCTACTACGCCGGGTTTGTCATCGCTGATAACGGTTAGAATGAGATTTGTATTCATAGTTATTCTGGTTCGCTGGATTAATCACCAACGTGGATTATATCTTTTGCGAGACCAATAAGCGTATTATTTGCGCGCAAAAGTGGTAGAGGCGAGTTTGCATCATGATTATTCCTCCTGAAAGGCTCACAGAAGAAGCCCTGCGCGGCGTGATTGAAGGCTATATTACGCGCGAGGGCACCGATTATGGCGAACATGAACTGTCTCTGGCCGACAAAGTGGAAGCGCTCATGCCGCAAGTTATTATGGGTGAGGTGCTTATCGTGTTCGATGAGGAATCAGAATCTGTGAACCTGGTGAACAAGCGCGATTACCAACCGCCTGCCACAGAAACCGCCTGAACAGTCCGATGTCCGACACCTGCACCCAGTGGGGTGATTTCCCCGTAATAGTCGACACTCCCGCTAGGCCGCGTGCCTTGGTAGTCCTGGCCCATGGCGCCGGGTTGGGGATGGACTCGCCTTTCATGGGGGAAATGGCTAGCGCGCTCGCTGCTGCAGGATTACACGTTGTCCGCTTCGAGTTCCCCTATATGG of the Teredinibacter turnerae T7901 genome contains:
- a CDS encoding glycine cleavage system protein R; this translates as MNTNLILTVISDDKPGVVEALARTIAEHNGNWLESQLAHLAGKFAGVVQVQVASDSESALVTQLEAMSAQNIRIFIDRVENSRSTAGNSEQTLFFHAVGPDRPGIVREVAHTFAHYGINMEKLDTRLSSMPYSGEPLFEAEGTLTLPQGLDRTELEERLDDIANQLAMDISLRNVPSL
- a CDS encoding DUF2721 domain-containing protein, with product MEMNITTPGLLFPAISLLLLAYTNRFVTLASVIRQLSKLEDRNADDIARRQISSLRKRIQIIRWMQVFGVTAFLFCTLSTFALFVHLQLVGKILFGVSVIFLSVSLLFSLWEVQISTDAINIEIERLDR
- a CDS encoding YheU family protein → MIIPPERLTEEALRGVIEGYITREGTDYGEHELSLADKVEALMPQVIMGEVLIVFDEESESVNLVNKRDYQPPATETA